The genomic region TCACTGAGGTTTTCAACCAGCACGCCCATGAAGATCATGTAGAGGAACTCTTCCGAAAGGCGAGTATGAACACGTGAAAAATAAGCATCAGTCATCCTTACTGCTAGGAACGGGCTTGTTGGAATGTTGCAAAAAGCTCAGTGAAATCTTACAGATTAGAGTAAAAATTGGCCTCAACAGTTGTCAGATTTTCTTAAATATTTGTGTTGTGGGTATTTATGTCTTAAATCGAAATCTCTAGAGCAGCAGCAATTTTCTAgagtggagacactcagggtttagtcttgctcagggacacaaactGTGACCTTCCAGATCATTTTCATGGCGACACGGGTGTGCTCGTTCTTGCTGAACGGGATAGTGGTGATTTGTAATAATCTTTACTCTGACTGGAACGTGGACCTGGTGTGatcctcttttgttttttttttaatccagcagGTTATGAAGCGTTTTGAAAACTTCAAGGTTCAAATGGTGTGCAAGGACAGGACCACCTTGTTAAAGCACTTCTACCTCTTCCCCGGGTTTTAAATCACAGCAGGGTTCCAGTGATGGCAGAGGGTCTTCTTGGAACCTTggtgaaaaaaacatgtaacaGTGAAAGCCAAAATGAGCCAACTaagcaaaaactaaaaaaaggaaatgatgaATAAGGAACAAGAGTTCTGTGAAATTGTGATTCATAAATATACAGACTCATATTgattataaacaataaaatgaaaaaaagcttttctgatTGCCAAATTTCACACTGAaggtttaaaatgaaaacataaaagtaataaagcaatacaatttcatttattcacataATTTAGAAATTTACAGTTatgaagtttttatttttccgATATGAGCATTCAGAACAAGAGTTCcgttcagaaaaataaaaggaatgtaGTCACTGGTGTGGAATTGGAATAAAGGTTTCCTGACATTAATCGAATTTGAAAAAACCAACCAACCCCCCACCTCTCCACGGCGAGAGACGGACTGAACGAGAAAGAAATGACAGCTGACTGACAGCTTGCTTTAAGCAGAGTAGAGGCACTGAGAACTTCATATTGCagaaccttttttctttttgttttacacAATCGTCATGTTTTCAGTTCTTCACAGTCAGAGACGAACAGGTTTGTCTACACTTtccagaatgaaagaaagaattCCACATCCCTCCTCCAACACACAGCCACAGGCCTTCATCTGTGAGATGAACATGCACGGCTGGTGAAGTGCAGACCAGGGAACGTGTCCAGTCAGCGGTCCAGTGAACGCTTCTGGATGGCTTCCATCACCACATTTTTCAGAAGGGCGATAACGGAGCGGGGATCATCACTGCTGACCACCGCACTTCCTGAGACGATCATGTTGGCCCCTGCCTGGGGAGGTACAGAGCAGAGAATTATTACCAGCTTCACACTAGGGATGTGTACAGGCAAGGAGCTCACAATACGATTCAATCATGacatattgtgatactgtacatattgcgattcTACAGAGCTGATATGCAGGAAGCTGTGTATGATTGGTGTGGAtcaaattacattaataattcagccaaaacaaaacttcacaaatacatttttggacaaaattgaaaaaaaaaaatctatacaataATCTACAATACTATAGTATAATCTATAtctatggagttatgtacttaacaaaatgtggagacctgggctccacagtcaccggaacCCAATCGAGATAGTTTGCCTTCAGAgtgactgcagagtgaaggcaaaggggccaacaagtgctaaacacctctgagaactccttcaagactgttggaaaagcatttcaggtgatgacctcttgaagctcatcgagagaatgccaagagtgtgcaaagcagtaatcagagcaaagggcggctattttgaagaaactagaatataaaacacgtttctcagttatttcacctttttttgttaagtacataactccacatgtgttcattcatagttttgatgccttcaggaaGAATCTACCAaaagaaaatggtcatgaaaataaagaaaacacattgaatgagaaggtgtgtccaaacatttggcctgtactgtatatatgatgTCCCTTTATTGATATAATATCACCACatgaaatatcacaatatcgatattttctaacacccctacttCACACCAAATACAGAAATTCATTGACAATTCAATCTGTCATCAACATAAACTGAAGACAACATGAGTATGATTATGTAGCCTAAACTGCATCTCCTCATCATAATTTTACATCTAATCTATAGTTTGTGATTAATAGCACAATCATGAAAATGGACCATCAATCCACAGTCAGTACGATGGCAAtatattcataaaatgtaaatgtaccgtAAATGaatattcacagcatttattagacgcccttatccagagcgacttacaatcagtagttacagggacagtccccccctggagtaacttagggttgagtgtcttgctcagggacacaatggtagtaagtaggatttgaacctgggtcttctggttcataggcgagtgtgttacccactaggctactaccatgtcCATCAGAATATTCAGATGGAAATCAGTTTTTCAAGCATGTATAATAATCTGTGCAGCATGAATCATTGTGTTTTGtaccttatgtgtgtgtgtgtgtgtgttagtttgaCCTCTGCACATCTGTGAATGCTGTCCGGTCCCACACCACCATCCACCTCAATGTCCAAGGAAGGGAACTGACTGCGCAGCCAGCTGacctgagggaaaaaaaaaaaaaaaaaaaaaaaaaggactttccACCAGAACATTCCTTCCATTCTGAAACGTACAAAACCAGCCGACGAGTGCTGCTCAGGACGGCAATGACATAAGACGCTTGTACCTTTGGCATCATGTCCTCCATAAACTTCTGTCCTCCAAAGCCAGGCTCGACAGTCATGACGAGAGCCATGTCTACCTGTGCAGCCCAGGGGGCGAGCTCCTCTACTGTTGTAGCCGGTTTGATGGCAAGACCAACCTGAGAAGAAAAGACAGCACCTAAAGACAGAAGTCTGCATGTGTCCCTATTCAGGAGGTACTGATGTTGGCCATCATAGAACATTTCCAAAAAGGACGAACCTTCATGCCACTCTCTCGGATCTCCTTGATGAGGTTGCCG from Denticeps clupeoides unplaced genomic scaffold, fDenClu1.1, whole genome shotgun sequence harbors:
- the LOC114773759 gene encoding ribulose-phosphate 3-epimerase-like translates to MSYTARIGPSILSSDLAQLGQECRRMMECGADYLHLDVMDGHFVPNITFGHPMVECLRTAVGPDPFFDMHMMVSRPEQWVKPMAAAGASQYTFHLEATTNPGNLIKEIRESGMKVGLAIKPATTVEELAPWAAQVDMALVMTVEPGFGGQKFMEDMMPKVSWLRSQFPSLDIEVDGGVGPDSIHRCAEAGANMIVSGSAVVSSDDPRSVIALLKNVVMEAIQKRSLDR